The Novosphingobium kaempferiae genome includes a window with the following:
- a CDS encoding LysR family transcriptional regulator, whose protein sequence is MGFRLLDRNSRHVELTVEGERFLPSAREIIDASEVASELVRELRCGGSRDFRLGYPPYMTDVPELENLIERFPKRYPAVSMNVHIGLASSLIVELQHRRLDVALLIATEKEPAGLDTLKLRRIYTDLLIPAEHPLARKPRVALADLDGLEMWTPARHQAPAFFDPTIAPLVAHGAVIRPAMNPSFIGLVHSARKNRVITVAFDSLSPEDEIAMGDMVVRPLEDRIGWTDLMLARANGETNVATNLFWEFADNLLCSRQARPEAA, encoded by the coding sequence TTGGGTTTCCGGTTGCTCGACCGTAACTCCCGGCATGTCGAACTGACGGTGGAAGGCGAGCGGTTTCTGCCCAGCGCGCGCGAAATCATCGATGCGTCGGAAGTTGCCAGCGAACTGGTCAGGGAACTGCGCTGCGGGGGCAGTCGCGATTTCCGGCTCGGCTATCCGCCCTACATGACCGACGTTCCGGAACTGGAAAACCTGATCGAGCGATTCCCCAAGCGCTATCCGGCAGTCTCGATGAACGTCCACATCGGCCTGGCATCCTCGCTCATCGTGGAACTGCAACACCGCCGTCTCGACGTGGCGCTGCTGATCGCGACGGAGAAGGAACCTGCCGGACTGGACACGCTGAAGCTGCGGCGGATCTATACCGACCTGCTGATCCCGGCGGAGCATCCGCTGGCGCGCAAGCCGCGCGTTGCCCTGGCCGACCTCGACGGGCTGGAGATGTGGACCCCGGCGCGACACCAGGCTCCGGCGTTCTTCGACCCGACCATCGCGCCGCTGGTGGCGCATGGGGCGGTGATCCGGCCGGCGATGAATCCCAGCTTCATCGGCCTGGTGCATTCCGCACGCAAGAACCGGGTCATCACCGTCGCCTTCGATTCCCTCAGCCCTGAGGACGAGATCGCGATGGGCGACATGGTCGTGCGGCCGCTGGAAGACCGCATCGGCTGGACCGACCTGATGCTGGCGCGTGCGAACGGGGAGACGAACGTGGCGACCAACCTGTTCTGGGAATTCGCCGACAATCTCCTGTGTTCGCGGCAGGCGCGCCCCGAAGCGGCCTGA
- a CDS encoding TetR/AcrR family transcriptional regulator, whose product MPTMTNNPLPLRDAHREYTRRRILDAAIDLLKQCEFDDFQVGEVAARAGIAERTVYRYFATRAELIDAVWAHIGGEITSPCLDTPQALAADPLTAFPEFDAREPLIRAIIDTRQGKALRLAVYTQRAEMIRRAVRIAHPDLAEPDFTGLCAVVDLLHSSVGWSVMKDYWKIDGTVAGRAASKALAELLHIEAPL is encoded by the coding sequence ATGCCGACCATGACCAATAATCCGCTCCCGTTGCGTGATGCACATCGCGAATATACGCGCCGCCGCATTCTCGATGCTGCGATCGATCTTCTGAAGCAGTGTGAATTCGATGACTTTCAGGTCGGTGAAGTCGCTGCACGGGCAGGGATCGCGGAACGCACGGTTTATCGCTACTTCGCGACGCGGGCCGAACTGATCGATGCCGTCTGGGCGCACATCGGCGGAGAGATCACCTCTCCCTGCCTGGACACGCCCCAAGCTCTCGCCGCCGATCCCCTGACCGCCTTCCCCGAATTCGACGCCCGCGAACCGCTGATCCGCGCGATCATCGACACGCGGCAGGGCAAGGCGCTGCGTCTGGCCGTCTATACCCAACGCGCCGAGATGATCCGCCGCGCCGTCCGCATCGCGCATCCCGATCTTGCCGAGCCGGATTTCACGGGCCTGTGCGCCGTAGTGGACCTGCTCCACAGTTCCGTCGGCTGGTCGGTGATGAAGGATTACTGGAAGATAGATGGAACCGTCGCTGGGCGGGCGGCCTCGAAGGCGCTGGCCGAACTGCTGCACATCGAAGCGCCGCTGTAA
- a CDS encoding amidohydrolase family protein, with the protein MATHSADLFVNPENEWRTVTPGPESWAKDVRPGTNKQKYFMISADAHLMPPPTLFKERLDRKWHHKLPRVEVRDGVKFIIMEGMKDERLWDFDLMGEDLVRSRSGASIPDPEAPSEELGLKRITDQMRDGVDGEVIFPNGPALLMWSSADAEFVQAQCRVWNDWASEVCQPYHKRCNPAATVAPADVEGAVREVERAAKMGYRTVMLPCKPVWNSHDPDDPNYNQPMFDPLWAAIQDHDLTICYHISTGKDPRGARGKGGAVINYVVHSLAPTMEPIVAMCASGVFERFPRLRAATIEANAGWLPWMLEAMDEVYRKHHMWVRPKLKNLPSEYYRSNCFASIAEDRAALELVERYGLQDKLMWGNDYPHHEGTWPHSAEAIERTFGDNLKEDTRAKILGLNAAKVFRFEIPDEYANA; encoded by the coding sequence ATGGCGACGCATTCCGCCGATTTGTTCGTGAATCCGGAAAACGAGTGGCGGACCGTCACACCCGGCCCCGAAAGCTGGGCGAAGGACGTTCGTCCCGGCACGAATAAGCAGAAGTACTTCATGATTTCTGCCGACGCCCACCTGATGCCGCCGCCGACACTGTTCAAGGAACGGCTGGACAGGAAATGGCACCACAAGCTCCCCCGCGTGGAAGTGCGCGATGGCGTGAAGTTCATCATCATGGAAGGCATGAAGGACGAACGTCTCTGGGACTTCGACCTCATGGGCGAGGATCTGGTGCGGTCCCGCTCCGGCGCCAGCATTCCCGATCCCGAAGCGCCTTCGGAGGAACTGGGCCTCAAGCGCATCACCGACCAGATGCGCGATGGCGTGGACGGCGAGGTGATCTTCCCCAACGGCCCCGCCCTGCTGATGTGGAGTTCGGCCGATGCCGAATTCGTGCAGGCCCAGTGCCGCGTGTGGAACGACTGGGCCTCGGAAGTGTGCCAGCCCTATCACAAGCGCTGCAACCCCGCCGCCACCGTGGCGCCCGCCGATGTCGAAGGCGCTGTGCGCGAAGTCGAGCGTGCGGCGAAGATGGGCTATCGCACCGTCATGCTGCCGTGCAAGCCGGTGTGGAATTCCCACGATCCGGACGATCCCAACTACAACCAGCCGATGTTCGACCCGCTCTGGGCGGCGATACAGGATCACGACCTAACCATCTGCTACCACATCTCCACCGGCAAGGATCCGCGCGGTGCGCGCGGCAAGGGCGGCGCCGTCATCAACTACGTGGTGCATTCGCTGGCGCCAACGATGGAGCCGATCGTGGCGATGTGCGCATCCGGCGTATTCGAACGCTTCCCGCGCCTGCGGGCGGCGACCATCGAGGCCAATGCCGGCTGGCTGCCATGGATGCTGGAGGCAATGGACGAGGTCTATCGCAAGCATCACATGTGGGTGCGCCCCAAGCTCAAGAACCTGCCGAGCGAATACTATCGCAGCAACTGCTTCGCCTCGATCGCCGAGGACCGCGCGGCGCTGGAACTGGTCGAGCGCTACGGCCTCCAGGACAAGCTTATGTGGGGTAACGATTATCCCCACCACGAAGGAACCTGGCCGCATTCGGCCGAGGCCATCGAGCGCACCTTCGGGGACAACCTCAAGGAAGATACGCGCGCGAAGATCCTGGGCCTGAACGCGGCGAAGGTCTTCCGCTTCGAGATCCCGGACGAGTACGCGAACGCCTGA
- a CDS encoding N-acyl-D-amino-acid deacylase family protein, whose product MIVRIGSVSPSDAREVVDADGLVVSPGFIDPHTHYDAQLFWDHTASPSPYHGVTTVIGGLCGFTLQPMTPESARYIVPMLSQVEDIPLVSLEAGVPCDWNGFGQFRDRLAGRTAINCGFSTGHSAIRRMVMGERATQGHASAQDVERMQVLLASALEEGALGFSTSNSPTHNDHTGGPVPSRFASPEEFVALAEICRHYEGSSVEIQPGLLFDEDTARLMSDMSLASERVVTWNAQFTSTLDQGERDTVARQLSMSDYARERGGDVVGLTVPITANAHFDLARGGVFDIIPGWDRLFRLSRTERLSALGDPVFRAYLRDCAFAPAAQALQIVRQLMDRDFVMVERGHHAMTRRFEGRTIGEAADELGCDPLDALFDLALADGLETLFTFIDVGEDAETYRFRLGLWRDDRLCVGGSDAGAHVETIDTFGYFTRMLERPVRQHSVLSLEECVHHITQAPARFLGLKRRGTLREGWHADITVFDPSTVARHALQSRADLPGGAHRLYAEADGICHVFVNGSMVIDHGRYTGAVPGSFLTRGKDTRTVNRMGSRDAAMSG is encoded by the coding sequence ATGATCGTGCGCATCGGCTCCGTCTCTCCGTCCGATGCCCGCGAGGTGGTCGACGCCGATGGTCTGGTCGTCTCACCGGGCTTCATCGATCCGCACACCCATTACGACGCGCAGCTATTTTGGGATCACACCGCGAGCCCTTCGCCCTATCACGGAGTGACGACGGTGATCGGCGGGCTGTGCGGCTTCACCCTGCAGCCGATGACGCCGGAATCCGCACGATACATTGTCCCGATGCTGTCGCAGGTGGAAGACATCCCGCTCGTATCGCTGGAGGCGGGCGTGCCGTGCGACTGGAACGGCTTCGGCCAGTTCCGCGATCGCCTGGCCGGGCGAACCGCGATCAACTGCGGCTTTTCGACGGGGCACTCCGCGATCCGCCGCATGGTGATGGGGGAGCGGGCGACGCAGGGCCATGCCAGTGCGCAGGATGTGGAACGGATGCAGGTACTGCTGGCTTCCGCGCTGGAGGAAGGCGCGCTGGGTTTCTCGACCTCGAACTCTCCCACCCACAACGATCACACCGGCGGCCCCGTGCCGTCCCGTTTCGCAAGCCCCGAGGAATTCGTCGCCCTTGCGGAAATCTGTCGCCACTACGAAGGGTCGAGCGTCGAGATCCAGCCCGGGCTGCTGTTCGACGAGGACACCGCCCGATTGATGAGCGACATGTCGCTCGCTTCAGAGCGCGTCGTCACCTGGAACGCCCAGTTCACCAGTACGCTGGATCAGGGCGAGCGCGATACCGTGGCGCGCCAGTTGTCCATGAGCGACTACGCCCGGGAGCGTGGCGGCGACGTCGTGGGCCTGACCGTGCCGATCACTGCCAATGCCCATTTCGATCTGGCGCGCGGTGGCGTGTTCGACATCATTCCGGGCTGGGACCGGCTGTTTCGCTTGAGCAGGACGGAGCGTCTGAGTGCTCTGGGTGATCCTGTGTTCCGGGCATATCTGCGCGACTGCGCTTTTGCGCCCGCCGCACAGGCGCTGCAGATCGTCCGTCAGTTGATGGATCGCGATTTCGTGATGGTCGAGCGCGGCCATCACGCCATGACGCGCAGGTTCGAAGGCAGGACGATCGGCGAGGCCGCCGACGAACTCGGCTGCGACCCTCTCGACGCACTATTCGACCTCGCTCTGGCGGATGGACTGGAAACGCTGTTCACTTTCATCGACGTGGGAGAGGATGCCGAAACCTATCGCTTCCGGTTGGGGCTGTGGCGCGACGACCGGCTCTGCGTGGGCGGTTCGGATGCGGGTGCGCATGTCGAGACGATCGACACGTTCGGCTACTTCACCCGGATGCTGGAGCGGCCGGTGCGTCAGCATAGTGTGCTGTCGCTCGAGGAATGCGTACACCACATCACTCAGGCACCCGCCCGTTTCCTCGGACTGAAGCGCCGGGGAACGCTGCGCGAAGGGTGGCACGCGGACATTACGGTTTTCGATCCATCGACGGTCGCACGCCACGCGCTGCAGTCTCGCGCGGACCTTCCCGGCGGCGCCCACAGGCTTTACGCGGAGGCGGACGGCATATGTCATGTGTTCGTGAATGGATCGATGGTGATCGACCATGGCCGCTACACCGGGGCAGTACCCGGATCGTTCCTGACCCGAGGGAAGGATACCCGGACGGTGAACCGGATGGGAAGCCGTGATGCGGCAATGTCAGGTTAG
- a CDS encoding N-acyl-D-amino-acid deacylase family protein, which produces MAVPFDLVIRGGTVVDGSGGPEYIADIGVSGGVIAGIGDGIGPGVEEIDASGLLVTPGFVDIHSHYDGQVTWDERTAPSSDHGVTTVVMGNCGVGFAPCRPGDRDTLLRVMEGVEDIPEIVMTEGLPWNWETFPEYLDAIAARARDIDVAAQLPHSCLRVYVMGERAASGEPATADDLAEMTRLAREAMEAGAIGFGTSRTMFHKSSDGAAVPSYDAGRAELVAIAKGLAQAGKGVLQAVIDLHGEDMVEAEVKLLRGIAEETGRPASFSLAQVREAPRSYARALELVDAAQADGVALRAQVIGRPTGILVGLDLSYNPFSLHPSYREIQHLPLAERLERMRRPEVRAAILSERPGEDWLVHLKYLTEFDRMFPLADPPQYEFSPEDSVAARAARAGISTEELAYDLLLEDDGRAVLSIAFANFADGTLDAALAMLRHPHTLMGLGDGGAHCGMICDAGYPTFMLTHWARDRNGERLALVDVVKGLSRDPAEAVGLLDRGLIAEGYKADINVIDFAHLRLKRPEVTYDLPAGGRRLIQRAHGYAATIVNGHVIARDAVPTGTMPGKLVRGAQPAPATAQLKDACHV; this is translated from the coding sequence ATGGCTGTACCCTTCGACCTCGTAATCCGGGGCGGCACCGTCGTCGATGGCAGCGGCGGGCCGGAATATATCGCCGACATCGGCGTGAGCGGCGGCGTCATCGCCGGCATCGGCGACGGTATCGGGCCTGGCGTCGAGGAAATCGACGCAAGCGGCCTGCTGGTCACGCCCGGTTTCGTAGACATCCACAGCCATTACGACGGTCAGGTCACCTGGGACGAGCGCACCGCCCCGTCCAGCGACCACGGCGTGACGACGGTGGTGATGGGCAACTGCGGGGTCGGCTTCGCGCCGTGCCGTCCGGGCGACCGCGACACCCTCCTGCGGGTGATGGAGGGGGTGGAGGACATTCCGGAAATCGTGATGACCGAGGGGCTGCCATGGAACTGGGAGACTTTCCCGGAATACCTCGATGCGATCGCCGCGCGCGCGCGGGACATCGACGTGGCGGCGCAGCTCCCGCACAGTTGCCTGCGCGTCTACGTCATGGGCGAAAGGGCCGCGAGCGGGGAGCCTGCGACAGCCGACGATCTCGCTGAAATGACCCGCCTTGCCCGCGAGGCGATGGAGGCGGGGGCGATCGGATTCGGCACCTCGCGCACGATGTTCCACAAGAGCAGCGATGGCGCCGCGGTGCCCAGCTACGACGCGGGGCGCGCGGAACTGGTCGCTATTGCTAAGGGGCTGGCGCAGGCGGGCAAGGGCGTGCTTCAGGCGGTCATCGACCTCCACGGCGAGGATATGGTGGAAGCCGAGGTGAAGCTGCTGCGCGGCATCGCCGAGGAAACGGGCCGACCGGCCAGCTTCTCTCTGGCGCAGGTGCGCGAGGCGCCGCGGAGCTATGCCCGTGCGCTGGAACTTGTCGATGCGGCGCAGGCCGATGGGGTGGCCCTGCGCGCGCAGGTGATAGGGCGACCGACCGGCATCCTGGTGGGGCTCGACCTGTCGTACAATCCGTTCTCGCTGCACCCCAGCTATCGTGAGATCCAGCACCTCCCGCTGGCGGAACGGCTGGAGCGGATGCGTCGGCCTGAAGTGCGTGCGGCGATCCTGTCCGAGCGGCCGGGCGAGGACTGGCTGGTTCATCTCAAGTACCTGACCGAGTTCGACCGGATGTTCCCGCTGGCCGATCCGCCCCAGTACGAGTTTTCGCCTGAAGACAGCGTGGCAGCCCGCGCGGCAAGGGCCGGTATTTCGACGGAGGAACTCGCCTACGACCTGCTGCTGGAAGACGATGGCCGCGCCGTGCTCAGCATCGCCTTCGCCAATTTCGCGGATGGCACGCTCGACGCCGCATTGGCCATGCTGCGCCACCCACATACCCTGATGGGGCTGGGCGATGGCGGGGCGCACTGCGGGATGATCTGCGACGCCGGCTATCCCACCTTCATGCTCACCCACTGGGCGCGCGACCGGAACGGTGAGCGACTGGCATTGGTCGACGTGGTGAAGGGCCTGTCACGCGATCCGGCAGAGGCCGTGGGCCTGCTGGATCGCGGACTGATCGCCGAGGGCTACAAGGCCGACATCAACGTGATCGACTTCGCGCACCTTCGGCTGAAGCGGCCCGAAGTCACATACGATCTGCCTGCGGGCGGGCGACGGCTGATCCAGCGCGCGCACGGATATGCGGCCACGATCGTCAACGGCCATGTCATCGCCCGCGATGCCGTGCCCACCGGCACCATGCCCGGAAAGCTGGTTCGCGGCGCGCAACCGGCCCCTGCAACAGCTCAGCTGAAGGATGCTTGCCATGTATGA